CCCCTTCTCGTTGGCACGGATGAATCACTAAAAAGATCAAAATCAAAAGGATCGAACTACCTACTCATTATTCGGAGGTGAATcatagaacaccaaaagctgtGGTATATTATGGACCTAACATAGGTCACATACCTCACGAAAAGATGCCGACACCGAACAGTTAAAGAATTCTCCTTCTCTTCAAGACTGCCAACCTATTCACTTTGAGCCGAAGCAGACGCCAGTTGCTAAGAAAAAGGTAGAACCATAAATACTATCCGAAATAGTGAAAGGTGCTTGATAATATTCCATTCCTTGAAATGCATGTTTGGAATTTGTTAAATGTGTATTGTGCCATGTTAGACCAAACTCCAacttttgttgttttttatgtGGACCATCACATTACATATATCTATAAACACGCTTACTTTTGGTCCAAAGGAATGATATGAACTCAATTGGAGTGGGAGATGCTTTGATATATTGAAGAATATATCATTTCTTAGGAAGTTATTAAACATTATTATCACCAAAAAAATCACTACCATCCACCAGTGATATATATCGTTAATCACCACTATCAATTACTATTATCATTAGTTATCACCTTCATccaatatattaattaattattatcattaaccATTACCATCACTAATTACTATTGTCAGTCAGCACCCATAACCACCTATATTAGCCATATCACCACCACCGATCATAATATAATCTCTTTCTAatatttcattatggagcatgtGATCTAATTCAATACAAAATGAAGAATCTTAATCATCAGAGCTTAACATGTCTATAATTCTCTTGAAAGAGAAGATGCCTCTAGAGTGAGGACATAAATGATATACAATTAGATTAATTAATATCTTAACCCCTGAAACCCTCGAGCCCCAACCCCGTAACACCCCCAACACCCAAACTTAACCACTCCTCTCTCACCCTCCGCAGACATAGTTGCTTGTCTAGAATATATTTAAATACTCTTAGggcaatattattttttatttacttaCGGAATATTAAAAAGTAAACaagaaaattatttattttttgagaGAACACTTTCCTTCGTACTAAACACACCTTGACAATTAACTTTTCCGAAGTTGTGTGGTATATATTGTATAGAAGATTCCTATGTACTACACTATTTATTAACTTATCCTATAAGTGATGATTAGAATTTAGAATTTTAAATTCTTATAACCTGTTCATTGTTGTGATAGCAAGTTTCTACGTGGAACGCAGAAGATAAAGCAGACCTATTTATTTCAAGCTTTAAAAAATTAATAGCTCGATTCTTTCAAATTATTTCTCTTTATTGAGAAAAgataacaaaaataaaataagagcTTTGTTGTTTCAAGATCAGTCTATTCGTTCGTGTGGATAATATTTTTTCCTAGCTACTTTATAGCAAAAAAGTGTTATTCTTTTCTTTCAACCTTTTGTTTCTCTTCCAAAATTGCAGTGGCATACTAATTGTGTCTAATAAAGCCAAATTATTGTAAAAACCGGTCAGTTATGGTAATGATAAAGTATCATAAAAGTCTCTTAGCTttctatgtctcttttcatgaaTGAAACTGGAATAGTGGTCATAAAGGTCACAATAAGATTCATGATTTGAACTCACTTTTTTGGCAAAAggaatctttttttatttttggaatgCACGCAACCATAAGTAGTGTTATCGTTAAAGCTCTTCttctattttaaaaataaataaataataataatattagaaaATTAAATAAATCTATGCATATACTGACTGAAATATTATACTAATATATTAATTTAGGATGAAATCAACGAAACTACTTTCAAGGCCATTGAGAATATGTAGTAGCTAATGTTGTAGATTATTTGCGAAAGCTATAGATGATGTTATTATGTTTTTGATCAAAGGACCTATTTATAGGTTGTTAATTGCTAAACATTTGGAAGCCAGCCGGCTAATAGCGACATTTTACACATAAACTTGTGAATTTGGCTAATAAATTCTTTTGCCAAAATAAAACAGTCTAAACAGAATAACTAAAATTGAACTATAGAAATTAAAAGTTGGAgatataattaaattaaaatgtTCAATTGAGCGGGGATATAAAGTTTAAGAGATCATTAGATATATAATTAAGTTAATAAAAATGTGTTATCAGCTTAAACTATTTTATATGAGATGTTTAACATTTCAACATGCATGATACTTGTTTACCCTAAAAAtggataacaattgaatttgtacgcgatGTTAAGGAATGCAGTTTGGATTAATACGATTGAATTATTAATATGATAAACAATAAAGTAAACACAAATGTAAAAGATCTGACAGTAGTGGATAATGAATGGCCTCGGGTCCTGGGGACCGAGATCGAACCACAATTGCCGGGAAATGAAcaatgaacagtagtgaaatacTTAGAAAGGGGACAGAACCCTTTTGCTATCAATTGTATTGTATTTGTTCTTGCGGGCGTATGAGAAAAGCTGCTGAAACTAAAGGGggtcctcctctttatatagtagaggagtcctaactCTAGTACAAGTCTAAATAAGGGATGCAATCTTCTGTTATCTGATAGGCGAGATCGGTGCCGAAATATCTGGCTGGTGGCGGATATTTTGGCCTTCCCATTATGTGATCAACTGCCTTCTCATCATACCTCGGTCGACCCCAACCGAACTCAATTCCCATGTCGAGAAACCGAGGATATCCCTGTCAACAATTTTACCCGTATACAATACTATATGGTGAATTTTATCCATATGTCCCATGTTTGAATAGTGGAAAATGACAATATTCTAATAGAGAGAGCTTCCCTTTTTAGTGGATCTTAGGTCAGACGAATCTGAATGACTTCAAAGCGAGTACCGGGCaatgggtaaaaaaaaaaaaaaaaaagataaaaggcttaatgcatatgcgccCCCCTAAACTTGTTCATTTTTtctattttggcacctcaactaagtgttgttcctattggaCCCCTGAACTTGACCTCAAGtctgtctatcaaacacaatctgacttacaaagcatatatggtgagtttcattttttttagccttGCGCATGTATGTTAACCACATCCTACGTGGAAAATTCAACTAATTAAAACACCCCacccattttaattatacacGTTAGATGGGAAGAAGTATGCTACTGTGTTATACAAGTGAAAACCACCGCTTAAACCAATCAAAtaacaaaatttaaaaataagaaatcaaaattggaaactaaaactgaaaactaAATCTGGAAAATAAAACCCCAAAACtggaaactaaaactgaaaaataaaaaaactggaaactaaaaaaccaaaaccaaaactTAATCGCTGATGTATATAATTAAAATGGGTGGGGTGTTTCGATTGGTTGATTTTTCCACGTACAATATGAATTGACATTCACATGCAAGACTaaaaaaatgaaactcaccatTTATGttatgtaagtcggattgtgtttgatagatacACTTAAGACCAAGTTCAAGAGTTCAATAGAAACAACACATAGTTAAAGtgacaaaataaaaagaaaaaaaaaagtttagaggCCGCATATGCGTTAAGCCAAGATAAAAATTTGTTAGAGGACCCATAGAATCATGCTTCACCTGGGTGAGTAAAACACTTATAAATATATCCACAATAGATAGAATCGCCAAGAAACATTCTTTATCAAAGTGTTTTCTCCAATTAAGATGAATAGACTTTTCTCATTCCAATGGTTTCTTTTGCTTCTCTTATTCATCTTCACAAAAACCTCAATTTCTTCAAAACCCCATAAAATCCCAAGACTTACACCACTTCTTAAAAATATACGTCATGAGTCTAacaccttttcttcttcttcaaatctTCCAAAAGAATTTGAGACTTATTACTATGCACAAACACTTGATCACTTTAATTATGGACTAAAAAGTTATTCAACTTTTAAGCAAAGGTACATAATTAATTCTAAGTATTGGGGTGGTTCTAATTCGAGCACTCCAATTTTTGCCTGTCTTGGTGCTGAATCTCCCATTGATTATGATCCTCTTGAAATTGGATTTCTCACTGATTTTGCCCCTCGTTTTAAGGCTCTTCTTGTTTACATGGAGGTAAATTCATTAATTCCATCAAGTATCTATCTATATTATATCTACAGTATTATAAAaccatgaatataaatgttgattgATCAAAAAACTTTTGCACCCTTATAAGTTGAAATCTTCTCTAAAAAATTCATTTCATATTGGataaaattataatattaatTATTTTCTAATATCTAGGGCTTCGAATCAAACTAAAAACCCAAAATCCTAAAACCAGCGTTACTCCCTTACATCCTTTTCTTTTCGTTTATTATAAATTTGAGTTAGTAGGAAATAAGATTAAGGACTCTACTTACTCATTAtctttgaattttaagaaattaGCAAGTTCTAGCAAAATAAAACTAAGACAAAACTTTTTCCCTAGCAATACTTACTAGGGGTGGGCACAGTTTGGGCCAACCCGAAATCTAAACTGAAATccgaactttttaaatatttggtttggatattttgaTTATGGATTGAACtttggattttatttttaaaatttatggatttcggattggatatggatttagcactacggatttttggatatccgaaaatccAAAATTTATATACCTTATATCTAACCCTACCTATATCATATGTGCCCAGTACTAATAAATCTAGTTTCTAAAGgtccaatagattagtacctaaggtcctacccattaaaatattaagtccaaaatacaattctctactaaataaaaaataatatagggttttcttacttctcaagtctcaaAAGCCTCACGTTAGTGTCACCCATGACAaagttctttgttatttttccagaTGAATCCTTAGATTTTATTTTGGTCATTTCCACTTTTCCATAATGCTTTTATTTGGTACGGATTTACTCTGTTGTCcatgacttggatttgttaatcctaatttgaactAGAAGACTTTTTTTACCGAGCCattaagatttagatttacctcTATGAAACTAACACTTGAATTTCATTCCTAATAAGTTTGCCTCAAGTCTTAAGAGTCAAATCCGAAATATCTAAACCGAATAATACGAAAccaaacttaaaatatccaatccaatccaatccgaacttatttggattggatttggatCGTAAGTTCTTCAATCCGAAAACCGAATATCTAAAccgaaaatttcatatccaatccgatgGCCCGAACGCCTACCCCTAATACTTACTACcgtcttttttgttttttattataTGTTTCCTTTAAATTTTTAACATGACAACATTTTGCTTGAATAAAACTTAAATACAATAATTGAGATCAAGTAACATACGAATGCAACTACCTCTAATTTAATTTTTGACATTATTGTTCATTTATTAGTATTACTTTTTCATCCTATCTTCTTATTGGGAATGATAATCTCATTCTTTAGCTtataccaaataaagtgaatcATACAGAAACGTAACGTTTGAGTTAATTTAAGAAAATGTAACCAACCAATATCAAGTATTTCAAAGAACTATCCCGAGAGCAAATTGAAGTTTATGAAGTTAGATTTGTACTACATTGATTTCTATTTCCTAGCTCAACTATAAACATTTTCTTAATAGTAATGCGATCTTTTTTTGTTAACTATTTTTTGCACACATTTTCTAATAAATAACAATTTCTAAAGCTAACATGGCAACGCACGTCTATAGAGACTagttctattattattattattattattattattattattattattattattattattattattattattattattattataaagcATGAATTTAAATGTTGGTTTAAAAATATctttcaaatattgaacgacttttatgccCTTTAAAAGTTGAATAGCTTTTTAAGGAGACAATTCCATGTCAGATAAAATTGTAAAATTTAGAATTCGTATTGTATATACCCGCAGGGATTCATATTATTCATTAAAGCTATTTTCTGCTGGTACTCATACAATGTCTACGCTTAAGCTGTTGTTAGTATCATAGTTTAGGAAGACTCCTATCGTTAATGTGTAAGTAGTATTGCTTGTCATTCGGAAGATGCACAAAGGTTAtacaataataattaattaataattaataagcaCATAAATTTAATTCTGAAAATCCAAAAAGTGTTTTACTTGGAGAGTATCAATCATTGTGAGTTGCCGAAGGTTTGGGTCAATTAGAACATGGGTTGAAGGTATGGCTATTATGATTTCTCAttcttttatttgtatttttagTTCTTAAATTAATTCTTGAAAGTTCTTAAATTAATTCTTGATGGAATTATTTAGTTTAATGATAGGCGATTAAGTTAATATAGAAATAGAAAATTAAAGAAGACCTTATGGAAATTGAAGTTGCTAATGATAGAGATAGAAGACTAAAGAAAACCTAGGAGTTGCTACGTAAGAAGTTATTTGAAGTGGATGCCGACactaattcaatttttttttttaaaaaaaatgacaaatgaCTTAAAAAAATAAGTAGACTTATAAGTTTTCTAATATCaggtggtaattttttttttatcgggTCTGGCTCCTTTAAAAAAATTGGGTAGACTTGTTTTTTTAAAGCCATATAGATATCTTTTTACACTAACCAGACAACCCACTAGAAAAAGCTGTTATGTGGCTTCAAAAAAATTAGTTggatagacttatttttttttaaagccatgtgacattttttttattaaaattaagctaaatgatttttaaaagaaaaatcgtCGGCGAAAAGGGCATAttttgcaccatttgtgtaacaaCAGGGGTACATATGCACCACTTCTTTAACAAAAGGTATATCTGCtataaatcgcaaagttgaggagtatatttgcacctttgttctaaaataaatatatataattacaaataatatattttttactaCTATTGAGATTGTTTGAGAATAATGTGCAACTGCACGTTTATAGACACTGGTATTAATTAAAAGCACAATTGTCTTATTTGTTTTTGTTTATGTCACGTTTCGTGATTGTTAATGGTAATCGGTAACTAAACCCAAATTTTCACTCAatggttcaacgtctactatatacaATACATCGAAAAATTAATCTTGTATCTGTAGTGTGATTTTCCTGTGAATTCCATCTCTCTAGTTCTGCGCGTGGTGTAGATAGGTTATTCATTTTTAATGTATATATACTGATGATTAGGGGCAGAGCTGGGGTTGTAAAGCCGTAAATGAATCTTTTGGCTGGAAAATTGCACTCAATATATAAGGTCAAATTATTAttcttatgtgtatatatagtagacgtcgAATTTTCTTGGCTTCTTCTTGTGTTTGTTTCTTTATATTTCGAATCCCTTTGGCGAGATTTCTGACTCTGCAACAATATGTATACTATATGTTACTGTTGAATCCTCTTGACTACTTtatgtgtttacttctttatattttgactcTAGTGATGAAAATGTTGACTCGGCATTTTCCCTTAGTCATGAGCTAGACACATCACGAATTCGGATCAGTTCTTTTTTTATGCTTTAGAGTttcattttttatatttatttttattttgcattCTATTTTCAGCATAGGTATTATGGAAAATCAAGACCATCTGGGAAGACAATGGAAGAAGCTCTAAAAGATGGAGACACTAGAGGTTATTTCAATTCAGAACAAGCTATAGCTGATTATGCAGAACTTTTGTTACATATTAAAGAAAAATACTCAGCACAAAATTCTCCAATTATTGTCATTGGAGGATCCTATGGAGGAAGTAAGAGAAAAAAAATCCCTTCttaatttccttttcttttttagtCTTTGCAATTAATTTCTAGTTTGAATATTATCAAAACTCTTCctcttatttctttttttaaaattattttctatttttttgaaatgttttttttttccagtgctTGCTTCGTGGCTTCGAATGAAGTATCCTCATATAGCTCTTGGTGCTTTAGCTTCATCAGCTCCTATTCTTTATTTTGATAATATCACTCCACAAAATGGATATTATTCGATTGTGTCTCAGGATTTTAAAGTAAGACAATTATTTAGTTTTCCATACTTTTAATAAGTCCTCTAttgtattattttattttattttcctttttcctAATTACTAACAAGTTATTCCATAATTATTTCAGGAAGCTAGTATGAGTTGTTACCGAACTATACGAAAATCATGGTCTATAATTGACAAGATTGCTTCTAGGAAAAATGGACTCTCCCATCTCACTCGGAAATTCAAGACTTgctcgtaatttttttttttttttgttctctttcCTATATTTCAAAAGGAGTTTAAGTTACTGTTAATTAGGAATTTTGTACTCTCACATCACATTTATTTGTTATAAAATGtaatgatcttttttttttttttttagagattATACATCTCATATTTTAAGGAGATTTATTCGCAGATATCCCACATTTTAAGAGACGTACCAGTAAATATCTTTGACTTTGAGTGACTTATCAGTATAAGAAATTTTTACACCATCAGGTTGATTTTCTTAAGTAGTTAACTTGTGTTATCTTCAAATTTGGTGATTTGAtagtgtatttttattttttatttttttaacaatGATGAGGTAAAAACTCACCACAACTTTTGACACCAACCTAATGAAGTTAACTTTACAAACTAAAACTTaaagtgaaaatacatatatCAGTGCACCATAGTTAAGTAATAGATGTATATATAAAAGACTTATCTGACATTGATCTTGTATAAATATTCGATGCAGATAAGTATTTACCAATTATGATGGTGTAATAGcttaaactctttttttttaattctttatttatatatattcaatATTTATCTAATCTTGAATTTCATGGGAGTTTCAGGCAgttgaatgattcatttgagttgAAGGATTATTTGAATACAATATATTCAGATGCTGCTCAGTATGACAGGCCACCAAGCTACCCAGTGACTGTGGTTTGTGGAGGAATTGATGGTGCACCAAAAGGAAGTCATGTTCTTGATCGTATTTATGCTGGAGTTGTTGCATATGAAGGAAATCAGTCTTGTTACGACACAAACTACATACCTAGTGAAACAAGCATGGGATGGAGATGGCAAGTAAGTAATCACCAATTTATTCtaaggatttaagttatataaagTAATAGTATATAGATAAAGTTTATACTATATTGAAGTCAGTTACTATATTTTTACCCCGTTACAATCAGTGTTTATAGAGATTTACTTATAAGTACTTTATAAATCATTTGATTGTGAGCGCCTAATGATTTGGAATAGTGATCAATAAAATCAAGACAGACCTTAGAAACCAGGGGTCAAATCATATCAAAGACTAAAATCACTCGGTGTTTCATCCCATCTACCTAGTTCTTGCTTGGGGAAGTAGCAAGTACCTAGCAAGCACTCAATAAGGATGTGGCCTAAAGTGGTAAATGAAGTGGTACAAACCTTTGAGAAATCCAGTTCAAATACCTAATGAAATAGTCGAGGTGCTAGCAAGCTGACCCGAACACCTCTACTATTATAAAAGATGATGTGATTGTATTTTACGCAACTTCATTATTCAAAGATAAAATGAGTTAGTGTTttggtttttttctttttttcttatttctttAATTGAGCCAACACATATTGTCTGGCAATTTCGTTGTACTAAATTATTTTAAAGATATTTTGAAGTAAATATAATTTAGAAACTAATAACTCGTCTAATTATTTTGCAGACATGCAGTGAGATGGTGATGCCTATAGGGTGTGGCGAAAATGATATGTTCTTTTCAGATCCTTTCATTTTAGATGACTTCATAAACGATTGCAAGAGCACGTACGGTGTCTCGCCTCGTCCACATTGGATCACAACTTATTATGGAGGACATGTATACTTCTTTTTCATACTTCAATTTTTTACTCCTATAATTACAAacttttcattattattattttcggaTTTCTCACCCGATATATAATTATATACGTACTAtctacacactcacacacacacacacacacacacacacacacacacacacacatatatatataattgaaaaGAAGAGACTTTTTGAAATAAATTTTTGGTTGAGGTCCGTTAGAAATTGGCTTGTTGAGAGTTTTTCTGATGGTCTTTTAATAGTTTGGTACCCGTGTTGGAGTCCGATTAATCCGAATTTGTGCGGagaagctatgttgctcggacttcTTCAAAATATCGATGAGTGCATGATGCATTTTCCAAAAGTAATGCATTTTTTAAGGATCTGCTATGATGGCGGTAGTAATTTTTGGTAAGTCCAGAGAAACACAGTCAAGACGTCCTACTTCCACTTTAGGAGTAAAACGCTTTCTACCAAAGATGACTTCATTCTTATGAAGGCTCATACACGAGACCTCTTATTAATAGAGGCGAATCCAGAATTTTATGAGGATGAGTTCACCATTGCTTTCTGGATGTCCAGCGCTTGTGCTTCATTTAAGTAtatttcttttgccttttgggtaattagaaataaagaaaaaatagtaATTAGAATTAATATAAAAAATGAAGATGTTTTCTTTTGGGTAATTAGAATTAAAGAAGAAAAAGGGtttagaaaaaatataaaaaggggAAGGTAAAAgttgctttaaaaataaaaaacaaaaaagtgcATCAATTCGGGTTTGATCCCCTGACCTTGAGGAATTAAACCCAGCCCCTAATCAGTGATATATCCACTCGGCCCAGTTTGACCGTGTGTATattcagttaatattagatatatttcaaaattatacacataatatatagaGTTTAGTCGAGTAACTATGGTTTCATGCACGTGACCCAATTTTTCTACCTAAATTCGCCTCTGCAGACTGCAGTTACTAAGAATGAAAGAATAGTAACCACTCAACCACATCTTCTAGTAATAATTACAACGTTTTATCATTATGCATGTTTTGTCATGTTACTAACTCTTGTTTCGTATATAGATATGTGAACTTACAATCTTACATGAGTGAATTTTGCAGGACATAGAATTAATTCTTCATAGGTTTGCTAGCAACATCATTTTCTCTAATGGGCTAAGGGATCCTTATAGTAGCGCAGGGTACgtgctctttttctttttttccccaaaattttttcctttttctatttGGTGACATATGTTCGAATTATTGACATACTTCACGTTCTATTTCTTACATCAATTCTTCCTTTGTGTGTGCTTTTCTTTCTGTTTTAGGGTTTTGAAAGACATATCTCATAGTCTACGAGCTGTCTACACGCGTAACGGTATGCCATTATTTACTTGCCAAACAAATGTAGTAATAAAGGAACTCACGTTGTTTGTTTTGATAGAATCGGAAATGTTAATAAAGGCATCAACATCAATAATGAAATTTTAGAATCTCTATGAGTTGTAACATTTAATTTCATCTATATATACGAAAATAGATATTTATTTAATCAGATCGCTTATAAAGTAAATATTTTTTGGTTAAATATTAATTTGCGACTTGATAAAAATAGATAGGTTCCCTCCACTCTTAACTAAAGGTCTGGTATTCGAGCCTTGAAGATGAAAAATAATCTTGGTAGGATGCGCTTCATAGAAATAGCGCTCACAAACCACTTTTCGGCTATATCTTTGTAAAGTAGTCACTATCGTAGAATTTCAAATTCCACAAGCGAAACTCCAAGATAAATAACTTTTTCCAGTTACAAGAGTTGAAAAGTGGTTGCTTGTGAATTTTATCCGAGCTCTTCCCCCTTTAATGGACCTAACAAGGCGCAAATCCATATTAATCGAGTTCAAACATGCTCCAAACACAGGATGAAAAATCAAAGAATAATTATTTTCTCGTTTAGATGTTGACTCTAatcctctttcttttttcttcttttttgtagGTTCCCATTGTCTAGACATTCTTTCTGCAAAGCCAACTGATCCAGAATGGTTAACCATGCAAAGGAACACTGAGGTTGAAATCATTGAAGGATGGATAACAGAGTACTATGCTGATCTCAACGCCCTCAAAAATGGCAGAAAGCCCTAACCAGTTAGTCTGTTTATTATATCTTTCACaacataaagaaagaaaaaaggaggaaaaaagaAGTTGCTCTCATTGCGCATGAGGTTAATGAGTATATATTAATGAATTACATGtttgaagcagaagagaagaatCTCTCAATTAGCAATATTATAATTCTCTTTATCCTTCTATAAATCTTACTTCATAATCAAGAAATTGCAATAGAGTTTTAAGGTTTATATAGTGACAATATAAGAAAAAAGATACACTTTTCATTGAGTTTTAACCTACAACAGCAAGTCATATTTCAAGGGGATATCGAAAGGAGAAATACTAATAATTTTGTCACAATTTACGTGGCAGCACTAGGGTTTTGAGGGGGAAGTTGTATAATTTTAATTGTGAATTTAGACATAAAATTTACACAGTTGAAAACTACGTAGCAATTCTTATAAGTAATAATGATtgaaaat
The sequence above is a segment of the Lycium barbarum isolate Lr01 chromosome 6, ASM1917538v2, whole genome shotgun sequence genome. Coding sequences within it:
- the LOC132600498 gene encoding uncharacterized protein LOC132600498, with product MNRLFSFQWFLLLLLFIFTKTSISSKPHKIPRLTPLLKNIRHESNTFSSSSNLPKEFETYYYAQTLDHFNYGLKSYSTFKQRYIINSKYWGGSNSSTPIFACLGAESPIDYDPLEIGFLTDFAPRFKALLVYMEHRYYGKSRPSGKTMEEALKDGDTRGYFNSEQAIADYAELLLHIKEKYSAQNSPIIVIGGSYGGMLASWLRMKYPHIALGALASSAPILYFDNITPQNGYYSIVSQDFKEASMSCYRTIRKSWSIIDKIASRKNGLSHLTRKFKTCSQLNDSFELKDYLNTIYSDAAQYDRPPSYPVTVVCGGIDGAPKGSHVLDRIYAGVVAYEGNQSCYDTNYIPSETSMGWRWQTCSEMVMPIGCGENDMFFSDPFILDDFINDCKSTYGVSPRPHWITTYYGGHDIELILHRFASNIIFSNGLRDPYSSAGVLKDISHSLRAVYTRNGSHCLDILSAKPTDPEWLTMQRNTEVEIIEGWITEYYADLNALKNGRKP